One stretch of Musicola paradisiaca NCPPB 2511 DNA includes these proteins:
- the apbC gene encoding iron-sulfur cluster carrier protein ApbC — translation MNEKLPAQNPDALRAIVNGVLSTFKHPTLKNNLTALNALHHCALLDGVLHIELTMPFVWLGGLTVLKDTVSEELLRLTGAREVEWRLTHNIATLRRANDQPGVKGVKNIIAVSSGKGGVGKSSTAVNLALALAAEGASVGILDADIYGPSIPTMLGAASERPTSPDGQHMAPIVAHGLATNSIGYLVTDDNAMVWRGPMASKALLQLLQDTLWPELDYLVLDMPPGTGDIQLTLAQNVPVTGAVVVTTPQDIALVDAMKGIVMFEKVKVPVLGIVENMSVHICSNCGHLEPIFGTGGAQKLAEKYHCALLGQLPLHISLREDLDRGEPTVVSKPESEFTSLYRELAGQVAAQLYWQGEVIPTEIAFRAV, via the coding sequence ATGAACGAGAAACTCCCTGCGCAAAACCCCGATGCATTGCGCGCCATTGTGAATGGCGTCCTGTCTACATTTAAGCACCCGACGCTGAAAAACAATCTGACCGCTCTTAACGCGCTGCACCATTGCGCGTTGCTGGACGGCGTTCTGCATATTGAATTGACCATGCCGTTTGTCTGGCTGGGCGGGCTGACGGTGTTGAAAGACACCGTGAGTGAAGAATTGCTGCGCCTGACCGGCGCGCGTGAAGTCGAGTGGCGTCTGACCCACAATATCGCCACGCTGCGGCGCGCCAATGACCAGCCCGGCGTGAAGGGCGTTAAAAACATTATCGCCGTCAGCTCCGGCAAGGGCGGCGTCGGTAAATCCAGTACGGCGGTGAATCTGGCGCTGGCGCTGGCCGCGGAAGGCGCCAGCGTGGGGATTCTGGATGCCGATATCTACGGGCCGTCCATTCCCACCATGCTGGGCGCGGCCAGCGAGCGGCCCACCTCGCCGGACGGGCAGCATATGGCGCCGATCGTGGCGCATGGTCTGGCGACCAACTCGATCGGCTATCTGGTGACTGACGATAACGCCATGGTGTGGCGCGGGCCGATGGCCAGCAAAGCGTTGCTGCAGTTATTGCAAGATACGTTGTGGCCCGAATTGGATTACCTGGTGCTGGATATGCCGCCGGGCACCGGCGACATTCAACTGACGCTGGCGCAAAACGTGCCGGTCACGGGCGCGGTAGTCGTCACTACGCCGCAGGACATCGCGCTGGTGGATGCGATGAAGGGCATCGTCATGTTTGAAAAGGTCAAGGTGCCGGTGCTGGGCATTGTGGAGAACATGAGCGTGCATATCTGCAGCAACTGTGGTCATCTGGAGCCGATTTTCGGTACCGGCGGCGCGCAGAAGCTGGCGGAAAAATACCATTGCGCCTTGCTGGGGCAACTGCCGTTGCATATCTCGCTGCGTGAGGATCTCGACCGCGGCGAGCCGACGGTCGTCAGTAAGCCGGAGAGTGAGTTTACCTCGCTATATCGCGAACTGGCGGGGCAGGTGGCCGCTCAGCTTTACTGGCAGGGCGAAGTCATTCCCACTGAAATTGCTTTCCGGGCGGTTTGA
- the udk gene encoding uridine kinase has protein sequence MTDKSRQCVIIGIAGASASGKSLIASTLYRELRDQVGDEHIGVIPEDSYYKDQSHLTMSERVKTNYDHPNAMDHSLLLQHLQRLKAGEPIALPQYSYVEHTRLTETVHLAPKKVIILEGILLLTDARLREELNFSIFVDTPLDICLMRRMRRDVNERGRSMDSVMEQYQKTVRPMFLQFIEPSKQYADIIVPRGGKNRIAIDILKAKISQFFE, from the coding sequence ATGACTGATAAGTCTCGCCAGTGTGTCATTATCGGGATTGCCGGCGCTTCCGCGTCCGGAAAAAGCCTTATTGCCAGTACCCTCTATCGCGAGCTGCGTGATCAGGTGGGCGACGAGCATATCGGCGTTATTCCGGAAGACAGTTATTACAAAGATCAATCCCATCTGACCATGAGCGAACGGGTCAAAACCAACTACGACCACCCTAATGCCATGGATCACAGCCTGCTGCTGCAACATTTGCAGCGTCTTAAGGCCGGCGAACCTATCGCGCTGCCGCAGTACAGTTACGTTGAACACACGCGCCTGACGGAGACGGTGCATCTGGCGCCGAAGAAAGTGATTATTCTGGAAGGCATTCTGCTGCTGACCGACGCCCGTTTGCGTGAAGAGCTGAATTTCTCGATCTTTGTCGATACGCCGCTGGATATTTGTCTGATGCGCCGTATGCGCCGCGATGTGAATGAACGTGGCCGCTCAATGGATTCCGTTATGGAGCAGTATCAGAAAACCGTGCGGCCGATGTTTTTGCAGTTCATCGAACCGTCAAAGCAGTATGCGGATATTATCGTGCCGCGCGGGGGCAAGAACCGTATCGCGATTGATATTCTGAAGGCGAAAATCAGCCAATTCTTTGAATAA
- the dcd gene encoding dCTP deaminase, translating to MRLCDRDIEKWLDEGLLAITPRPPAERINGATVDVRLGNQFRVFRGHTAPFIDLSGPKDEVSAALDRVMSDEINLPEGEAFFLHPGELALAVTLESVTLPDNLVGWLDGRSSLARLGLMVHVTAHRIDPGWQGCIVLEFYNSGKLPLALRPGMMIGALSFEPLSGPAARPYNRREDAKYRDQQGAVASRIDKD from the coding sequence ATGAGACTGTGTGACCGTGACATAGAAAAGTGGCTGGATGAAGGTCTCCTGGCGATAACCCCCCGTCCACCCGCGGAGCGGATTAACGGTGCGACCGTGGATGTGCGTTTGGGCAACCAGTTTCGGGTATTTCGTGGGCATACCGCGCCGTTCATCGATCTGAGCGGCCCGAAAGACGAAGTCAGCGCCGCGCTTGACCGTGTTATGAGCGATGAAATCAATCTGCCGGAAGGCGAGGCCTTTTTTTTGCATCCGGGCGAACTGGCGCTGGCGGTGACGCTGGAGTCGGTGACGTTGCCGGATAATCTGGTCGGCTGGTTGGATGGGCGTTCTTCGCTGGCGCGGTTGGGGTTGATGGTGCACGTCACCGCGCATCGTATCGATCCGGGCTGGCAGGGGTGCATCGTGCTGGAGTTCTATAATTCAGGCAAACTGCCGCTGGCGCTGCGTCCGGGCATGATGATCGGCGCGTTGAGTTTCGAACCTTTGTCCGGCCCGGCGGCTCGCCCTTATAACCGCCGCGAGGACGCCAAATATCGCGATCAGCAGGGCGCGGTAGCCAGCCGGATAGATAAAGACTAG
- the asmA gene encoding outer membrane assembly protein AsmA — MRRLFTALIILLVVLAAGMSALVLLINPNDFRDYMVRQVEARTGYRLTLSGELRWHVWPQLSILSGGMSLSAPGAAVPVVSAENMRLDVKLWPLLSHQLEIRQVMLKDAVVRLTTESEARKAASVPIAPAGSPEPETDSRWHFDLGRVEIVDSLLVFQRGDSPPINVRDINLTMESVGQRQVQAAFSSRINRDQRELSFAMKARLDMQAYPQQVAMNIASLDYQLQGAGVPPEGIRGQGSMQVNYQRQPESVTIGSFSLTANNSALVGSASAVLGAVPDYQLTLKSERLDVDTLLGLTQKADGDAGKADKTTAAPVISREQTTEPDQALRDFRARVAVAADKLIYRGVTVDQFNLQGDNQRGKLDVSDFSGRLGDGRFSLPTTLEIGRVPAIIVSPLLQNIEVSQVLHILGLPDSLSGRLSLQGSLSGDALSLAALISQWRGKGSVQIEQLRLPVLNIQQLIQQAVARNNVGVQGQDSYSRFTEIRHIGAQAVLNRGQLQLQDVSGESDILALTGSGQFDLPAQQCDINLDVKVMKGWAGDEQMVQMLQDTAIPFRLYGDINNLNYQLQVDQLVRKRLQDELKKRLGEWSERIQQPSKG, encoded by the coding sequence ATGAGAAGATTATTTACCGCCCTGATTATTTTGCTGGTGGTGCTGGCGGCGGGGATGTCCGCCCTGGTGTTGCTGATAAACCCGAATGATTTTCGGGATTATATGGTGCGTCAGGTGGAAGCGAGAACCGGATACCGGCTGACGCTATCGGGCGAGCTGCGTTGGCACGTTTGGCCGCAACTGAGCATCCTGTCCGGCGGCATGTCGCTGAGTGCGCCGGGCGCCGCCGTTCCGGTCGTCAGCGCGGAGAATATGCGGCTGGATGTGAAGCTGTGGCCGCTGTTGTCGCACCAGCTGGAAATCAGGCAGGTCATGCTCAAAGACGCCGTGGTGCGGTTGACGACGGAGAGCGAAGCCCGGAAGGCCGCATCGGTGCCGATCGCGCCGGCAGGTTCGCCCGAACCGGAAACCGACAGCCGCTGGCATTTTGATCTTGGCCGCGTTGAGATTGTCGACAGCTTGCTGGTGTTTCAGCGCGGCGATTCGCCCCCCATCAATGTGCGGGATATCAATCTGACGATGGAGAGCGTCGGGCAGCGTCAGGTGCAAGCGGCATTTTCCAGCCGCATTAATCGCGATCAGCGGGAACTCTCTTTCGCGATGAAAGCACGGCTTGATATGCAGGCCTACCCGCAGCAAGTGGCGATGAATATCGCGTCGTTGGATTATCAGTTGCAGGGGGCTGGCGTCCCTCCGGAAGGGATCCGCGGTCAGGGTTCGATGCAGGTGAATTACCAGCGTCAGCCGGAAAGCGTGACGATCGGGTCGTTTTCTCTGACGGCCAACAACAGTGCATTAGTGGGCTCTGCCAGCGCGGTGTTGGGGGCGGTTCCCGATTATCAGTTGACGTTGAAATCGGAGCGACTCGATGTCGATACGCTGCTGGGGTTGACCCAGAAAGCGGATGGGGATGCCGGCAAGGCCGACAAGACGACGGCGGCGCCGGTCATTTCCCGTGAGCAGACCACCGAACCTGATCAGGCGTTGCGGGATTTCCGCGCTCGGGTGGCGGTGGCGGCGGACAAACTGATCTATCGCGGCGTCACTGTCGATCAGTTCAATCTGCAAGGCGACAATCAGCGCGGCAAGCTTGACGTGAGTGATTTTAGTGGCCGGTTGGGCGACGGGCGCTTCTCGTTGCCGACAACGCTGGAGATAGGAAGGGTGCCGGCTATCATCGTCTCGCCACTGTTGCAGAATATTGAGGTGTCGCAGGTGCTGCATATCCTGGGGCTGCCGGATAGCCTGAGCGGTCGTCTCAGTCTGCAAGGGAGTTTAAGCGGTGATGCGTTGTCGCTGGCGGCATTGATTTCTCAATGGCGGGGTAAAGGGTCGGTACAGATTGAGCAGTTGAGATTGCCGGTGCTGAATATCCAACAACTGATTCAGCAGGCTGTTGCGCGTAATAATGTCGGGGTGCAGGGACAGGACAGCTATTCCCGTTTCACCGAAATCCGGCATATCGGTGCGCAGGCGGTATTAAACCGTGGTCAATTGCAGTTGCAGGATGTGTCCGGCGAGTCCGACATTTTAGCGTTGACGGGGTCTGGTCAATTTGATTTGCCGGCTCAGCAGTGCGATATCAATCTGGATGTCAAGGTGATGAAGGGATGGGCCGGCGATGAGCAAATGGTGCAAATGCTACAGGATACGGCGATCCCTTTCCGCTTATACGGCGATATCAACAATCTGAATTACCAGCTCCAGGTGGATCAACTGGTACGCAAGCGTTTACAGGATGAGTTGAAAAAACGTCTGGGCGAGTGGTCCGAGCGGATTCAACAGCCTTCCAAAGGCTAG
- a CDS encoding TerC family protein yields MEWIADPTIWAGLATLVVLELVLGIDNLVFIAILAEKLPEKSRDRARVVGLLLALLMRFVLLSSIAWLASLTQPIFSVYHNAFSARDLIMLTGGLFLLFKATTELNERLEGKDQHQQTNRKGARFWPVVAQIVVLDAIFSLDSVITAVGMTEHLLVMMAAVTIAISLMLLASKPLTRFVNAHPTIVILCLSFLLMIGFSLVADAFGYPIPKGYLYAAIGFSVMIEMLNQVAQFNRRRFLSSAMPLRQRTAEAVLRLLRGEPEAQELDKPASDKTAENSGTVNQQVFNQQEQRMIERVLGMSQRSVSSIMTIRHDIEHIDIHTLPEHFPMLMEKNQHTRLVIVDGNQSNEPLGIVHVIDLLRQQLQQQALDLRALIRQPLVFPEQLSLLAALEQFREAHTHFAFVADEFGSVEGIVTLSDVMETIAGNLPLEGEGLDARHDIQENDDGSLTANGYLPVEDLQMYVPLNLDEKREYHTLAGLLMEYAQKIPQEGDEIHIEGTLFRVLTVESHRIVKVLIVPRNESLPDYEV; encoded by the coding sequence ATGGAATGGATCGCCGATCCAACAATCTGGGCTGGTCTGGCAACCCTCGTAGTGCTGGAACTGGTGTTGGGCATCGATAATCTGGTTTTTATCGCCATTCTTGCAGAGAAGCTCCCGGAAAAATCGCGTGACCGCGCCCGCGTCGTCGGCCTGTTGCTGGCGTTGCTGATGCGTTTCGTCCTGCTCTCATCCATTGCCTGGCTGGCATCGTTGACGCAGCCGATTTTCAGCGTATACCACAACGCTTTCAGCGCCCGCGATCTCATCATGTTGACGGGAGGGCTATTTTTACTGTTCAAAGCCACAACCGAACTTAACGAACGGCTTGAAGGCAAAGATCAACACCAACAGACCAACCGCAAAGGCGCACGCTTCTGGCCAGTCGTCGCGCAAATTGTGGTGCTGGACGCTATTTTTTCGCTCGATTCGGTCATCACCGCCGTAGGTATGACCGAACACCTGCTGGTGATGATGGCCGCCGTCACAATCGCCATCAGCCTGATGTTGCTGGCCAGCAAACCGTTGACGCGCTTCGTCAACGCGCATCCCACCATCGTTATTCTGTGTCTGAGTTTCCTGCTGATGATCGGCTTCAGTCTGGTGGCGGATGCGTTTGGCTACCCGATACCGAAAGGCTACCTGTATGCCGCGATTGGCTTCTCGGTGATGATCGAGATGCTTAACCAGGTCGCCCAATTCAACCGTCGCCGTTTTCTGTCTTCAGCCATGCCATTGCGTCAGCGCACGGCTGAAGCCGTACTGCGACTGCTGCGCGGCGAACCTGAAGCCCAGGAACTGGACAAACCGGCATCCGACAAAACGGCCGAAAACAGCGGCACCGTAAACCAGCAGGTTTTCAATCAGCAGGAACAGCGCATGATCGAGCGCGTGCTTGGCATGTCGCAGCGCTCCGTCAGTAGCATCATGACCATCCGTCATGACATCGAACACATTGATATTCATACGCTTCCAGAACATTTTCCGATGCTGATGGAAAAAAACCAGCATACCCGTCTGGTCATCGTGGACGGCAATCAATCCAACGAACCGTTGGGCATCGTGCACGTCATCGACCTGTTGCGCCAACAACTACAGCAGCAGGCGCTGGATCTGCGCGCGCTGATCCGCCAGCCCCTGGTGTTTCCCGAACAATTGTCGTTGCTGGCCGCGTTGGAACAGTTTCGCGAAGCGCATACCCACTTCGCTTTCGTCGCCGATGAATTTGGCTCGGTGGAAGGCATCGTCACCCTGAGCGACGTGATGGAAACCATTGCCGGCAATCTGCCGCTGGAAGGCGAAGGGCTGGATGCCCGCCACGATATACAGGAAAACGATGACGGCTCACTGACGGCTAACGGCTACCTGCCGGTCGAGGACTTGCAGATGTACGTGCCGCTGAACCTGGATGAAAAGCGCGAATACCACACGCTGGCGGGTTTGCTGATGGAATATGCGCAGAAGATCCCTCAGGAGGGTGACGAGATACACATCGAAGGCACCCTGTTCAGGGTGCTGACGGTGGAAAGCCATCGTATCGTCAAGGTGCTGATCGTTCCCCGTAACGAGTCACTACCCGACTACGAAGTCTGA